The nucleotide window ATTCGTAATGGCTTAAGCTCTAATCTCACCCGCATAGCGGGTGGTTGTTAAAGCCGATGCTACGCATCGGCTTCTTACCTAAAGGACTTAATAAAAAAGACCGCTTCTGAGCGGTCTTTTTGAGTTTTCTTTTTTCGAGATTAGAATGCGTCGGCTGCAGCATCGCTTGCTTCGGCAACTGCTTCTGCAGTCGGAGCAACTTCTGCAACGGAAGCCTTTACAGCTTCATCAGTCACGTCATTAACGCCTTTTTCAACCATCGTAAGCTTATGTTCCTTGAAACGGTTCATAGCAATAGTGGTGGGCTTCTGAGTGAGCTGAATGTAACCTTGCTTGGACTGATTATTGATGAAACGAGCTTCGTGAGCCATCATAACAACGGCACGGAAAACCGAACCTTGGCATTCTTCACTAGCATAGATATCATCAAGATAAACTCTTTGAGACTCAGCCATTAGGTACCTCGAAAAATTTTTAGAAGAGGGAGAGGGATTCGAACCCTCGTTACCGTAAGGTAAACACGCTTTCCAAGCGTGCGCCTTCAACCACTCGGCCATCCCTCCATTAGGATGTGCGCCAATTATAACTTTTTATTTTTGCTTTGTCAAGGGATGTTGTTGAAATTTTCAAAAAAAAAATGATTTTTTTGAAAATTTAGTGGTTGGTAAACAGTGGTTAGTAAACAGGAATGTAAAGGAAACGTTCTTATAGCAATCCTAACCACTAACCACCAATCACTAACCACTAATTCATAATTTACCAAGTTCATCCCAAACTACTTGCATCAAGGGTTCCAGCGTCTTAGGCGTGAAATCGAACTTGATGTTTGCCGTTGCGAAGAGTTCCGGAATCGGACGGCTGCTGCCCAGGCTTTCGGCCTTGAACAAGTCATCAATTGCCTTTTGCGGATCCTTCTTGAAGTTGGCCCAAACCTGCAAAGCGCCAATCTGTGCGATGCCGTATTCAATATAGTAGAACGGACATTCGAACAAATGAAGCTGTTTCTGCCACAGGTTCCTGCGTACGGCTTCAAGACCGCTGTAATCGATGCCTGCGTCGTAGCGGTCCATGATTTCACTCCAGATATCGCTGCGGTCTTCGGCGGTATGCGTGGGGAAGTTGTACAGGCGATGCTGGAAACTGTCGATGCTTGCGACCCACGGGAACAGCCAAATCACGTCGGCGAGTTCGCCTTCGGTACTGCGGACAATGGCTTCGTGGTCGTCACCGTAGAACGGCTTCAAGTTCGACATGCCAATGAGTTCCATGCTCATGCTTGCAACTTCGGCAAATTCAGCCGGCACATCGCGGTAGGCGAAAATCGGCTGGTTCGCAAGCGCAAACTGGTGGAAGGAATGTCCGGATTCATGCAACAGCGTGTAAATGTCGCGGTCCGTATTGGCAGAATTCATGAAGATGAAGGGGAGGCGGCTTTCGTCAAAACCGATCTGGTAACCGCCGGGAGCTTTCCCTAAACGGCTATCCGGGTCGATTAACTTTTTCGCCTGCATTTCACGGGCCCACTTGCCAGCCTGCGGATGAATGCTTTCGAAAATGCAATCGACTTTTTCGATGAGCTCGTCTCCGCTCTGGTACGGCTTCAGTGGCGGCCTGCTCAGCGGGTCCACATCCAAGTCCCACGGACGGAGCTTTGTAAGCCCCATCTTTTGGGCGCGACGCTTGTACATTTCCTTTTGCAACGGGAGCACCAGCTTTTCGATGCTTTCGTGGAAATTTTCGCAGTCGGTCGGAGTGTAGTCAAAACGATGCTTTGCAAGGAAGATATAGTCGATAAAATCCTTGCAGTGAGCATTTTTCGCAATTTGTTTTCGGATACCGAACAACTTGTCGTAAGAATTATCAAGCGCTTCTTTGTCCTTGAGGCGGCGTTCCCACATGGCTCTCCAGGCGCGTTCACGGAGGTCGCGATCGGTCTTTTCCATGTAGGCAGCTAGCTGCTGCATGGTTTTCACGTCGCCATCGAACTCGACGCTCATGCCGCCTGTGATTTTCTGGTACGCTTGCACGGCTTTATTCTCTTCGGTTTCAAGAGGAATATTGTCCGGAGAGAACAGGTCCAGCGATACTTGAACGCCTTTGAGCCATTCGCCAAATTCTCCCTTGAGGGCATCTTTGGACGGATGGGCCATCAGCTTACGGTTCAGCTTGTCGTCGTATTCAATCATGAGCGGTTGAATATTTTCGACAAACTGTTCGTATGCCTTAGACGCTTGCTCGTCTCGGGTGTCGCAAGTCATCGCGACATAGCGTCTGCAACTGACTTCGCCAAGCACCGATTCGAGTTCACTCCAATCCAATATCCATTGGCGGAGCTTGTCTGTGTTCACTGGAATATCGCGTTGTAA belongs to Fibrobacter succinogenes and includes:
- a CDS encoding M3 family oligoendopeptidase, which encodes MTKRNFVPENLNPDDEKEISRLYRSLLQRDIPVNTDKLRQWILDWSELESVLGEVSCRRYVAMTCDTRDEQASKAYEQFVENIQPLMIEYDDKLNRKLMAHPSKDALKGEFGEWLKGVQVSLDLFSPDNIPLETEENKAVQAYQKITGGMSVEFDGDVKTMQQLAAYMEKTDRDLRERAWRAMWERRLKDKEALDNSYDKLFGIRKQIAKNAHCKDFIDYIFLAKHRFDYTPTDCENFHESIEKLVLPLQKEMYKRRAQKMGLTKLRPWDLDVDPLSRPPLKPYQSGDELIEKVDCIFESIHPQAGKWAREMQAKKLIDPDSRLGKAPGGYQIGFDESRLPFIFMNSANTDRDIYTLLHESGHSFHQFALANQPIFAYRDVPAEFAEVASMSMELIGMSNLKPFYGDDHEAIVRSTEGELADVIWLFPWVASIDSFQHRLYNFPTHTAEDRSDIWSEIMDRYDAGIDYSGLEAVRRNLWQKQLHLFECPFYYIEYGIAQIGALQVWANFKKDPQKAIDDLFKAESLGSSRPIPELFATANIKFDFTPKTLEPLMQVVWDELGKL